Proteins co-encoded in one Candidatus Cloacimonadaceae bacterium genomic window:
- a CDS encoding AAA family ATPase, translated as MYLSRLYIRNYRSIKELDLRFEKGKNVIIGRNNAGKSNIIKALNIVLSETAPAWDKVENVTEGDFYYDKSKDSVADELLIFCILIRETVHDSEWNDDKLEDLDYASINKCFGFNICGEIIRWEEKKPIKEPIRYRLDPSNLLNIFDNIEDDCSGKIWVDSKLNNQKRFEEVFKETSNFAYLFKAKRNESGKINKDIRFLFREDSSHDWVMGYKAQVRNELMQSAIIPSFRDPQNQLRLTSYTWFGKLMKHLLENKITPQMNKALERVQLVANKIFAGVTTEIKNTSLDIAFPGTQLQIRFSADSKTDLYKSCQLFVDDGINTPLTDKGSGIQSAAVIGLFNYYTKNVNTASAALLCVEEPEIYLHPHARRVISDRLDDFLDNYRNQVIITTHCSEFIRTTTKDLNIIMVHKDNHTTEAVPIQISQYKRLLLDNNQNELFFAEKVIVCEGNDGYLLRMVADQVYPGELDKQNVSIIAVGGKDNIKAMVELVLKTKTRCYIISDFDFMLRDLSGDHKKYLKINPELRTHSSIASVQDQFFEQSCTFQEKGKTVKKLIVDIRNWIKTNREETFFTAKRSRQIRGIPSQYSLSKNLSYLQRHGLCILSGEIEDLFIDQSALSSKKTKGNSFRKLDLEAIYRINSMLDSKSIEQIIDVVPLKRFLKAVLKK; from the coding sequence ATGTACTTATCAAGACTATACATTAGAAATTACAGATCAATTAAGGAACTTGATTTAAGGTTTGAGAAAGGTAAAAACGTAATTATTGGTAGAAACAATGCTGGTAAAAGCAATATAATTAAAGCACTTAATATTGTTCTTAGTGAAACTGCACCTGCATGGGACAAGGTCGAAAACGTTACGGAAGGAGATTTCTATTATGATAAATCCAAAGATTCTGTTGCAGATGAACTCCTAATATTCTGCATTCTGATTAGAGAAACAGTTCACGACAGTGAATGGAATGATGACAAACTAGAGGATTTAGATTATGCAAGTATTAATAAGTGTTTTGGGTTCAATATCTGTGGTGAGATAATACGATGGGAGGAAAAAAAACCTATAAAGGAACCTATTCGCTATAGATTAGACCCTAGCAATTTGCTAAATATTTTCGACAACATTGAAGATGATTGCTCTGGTAAAATATGGGTTGATAGCAAATTGAATAATCAAAAGCGATTTGAGGAAGTATTTAAGGAAACATCTAATTTTGCTTACCTATTTAAGGCTAAACGCAACGAATCAGGTAAGATTAATAAGGACATTCGTTTTCTTTTTAGAGAGGATTCATCTCATGATTGGGTTATGGGTTATAAAGCTCAGGTGAGAAATGAGTTAATGCAAAGTGCTATAATCCCTTCTTTTCGTGATCCCCAAAACCAGTTACGACTAACCTCGTATACATGGTTTGGTAAGTTAATGAAACATTTGTTGGAAAATAAAATCACACCGCAAATGAATAAAGCGCTTGAACGTGTACAACTCGTTGCAAATAAAATATTCGCTGGAGTCACTACAGAGATAAAGAACACATCCTTAGACATTGCTTTTCCCGGAACCCAGCTACAGATTAGATTTAGTGCTGATAGCAAAACTGATCTATATAAGAGCTGCCAGTTGTTTGTAGACGACGGTATAAATACTCCGTTAACAGACAAAGGATCAGGGATTCAAAGTGCCGCAGTAATTGGATTGTTTAACTACTATACTAAGAATGTTAATACCGCAAGCGCTGCTTTACTGTGTGTTGAAGAACCAGAGATCTATCTTCATCCTCATGCTAGGAGAGTAATTAGCGATAGATTAGACGATTTTTTGGACAATTACAGAAATCAGGTGATTATAACAACTCATTGCTCTGAGTTCATTAGAACAACTACAAAAGACCTGAATATCATTATGGTTCATAAAGATAATCATACTACTGAAGCAGTTCCAATTCAGATTTCTCAGTATAAGAGGTTACTTCTTGATAACAACCAAAATGAGTTGTTCTTTGCAGAAAAGGTCATTGTATGCGAGGGTAATGATGGATACTTACTTAGAATGGTGGCTGATCAAGTATATCCCGGGGAATTAGATAAACAAAACGTTTCAATAATTGCTGTGGGCGGGAAAGATAATATTAAAGCAATGGTAGAACTTGTCTTAAAAACAAAGACTCGCTGCTATATAATTTCTGATTTTGACTTTATGTTACGTGATTTATCTGGAGACCATAAGAAATACCTCAAAATAAATCCGGAATTAAGAACCCATAGTTCGATCGCTTCTGTTCAGGATCAATTTTTTGAACAAAGTTGTACTTTCCAAGAAAAAGGGAAAACCGTAAAAAAACTGATCGTAGATATTCGTAATTGGATAAAAACAAATAGAGAAGAAACTTTTTTCACAGCAAAGAGGTCGCGACAAATTAGGGGGATTCCTTCTCAGTACTCATTATCCAAGAATCTTAGCTACTTACAACGTCACGGATTATGTATTTTGTCGGGAGAAATTGAAGATTTGTTCATTGATCAGAGCGCTCTTTCTTCAAAGAAAACAAAAGGCAACTCCTTTCGTAAACTTGATCTTGAAGCTATTTATCGCATAAATTCGATGCTTGATAGCAAATCAATAGAACAGATAATTGATGTTGTACCGCTTAAGCGGTTTTTAAAAGCCGTATTAAAGAAGTGA
- a CDS encoding DEAD/DEAH box helicase family protein, with protein sequence MARKATLHNHKFTNKLLLNQWLMSQFGIDPLLEYKDNTKPFHKLAAPIRDSRLEGYDADGLHRFYHELVNSELFYNQFHPISKEQLRIYEENIVSHTRTINYLRSRPIVWKYFQWLTLLFVEIYLDRYFTDKAKLLEDLNVYLKRFNEKWTGFQNLEPYSFDDLNKLCLQNATGSGKTLLMHVNLLQFRHYAKKTREGSEISRVILLSPNERLSEQHLEELKISGFYSAQRLKTKQDGSIDMVDVIEITKLGDTEGPNTIATRSLGDQNLLLVDEGHRGMSGKDEGVWFTRRSELCAKGFTFEYSATFAQAVAAANNRAFEDSYAKTVIFDYSYRWFYEDGFGKDYQILNLPKTYQQVQDVYLTACLLKYYQQLKVYEDKKLDIVPFNLEKPLWVFVGSTVTKKKGKQEVELPSEELLADVGQIIVFIAKFLSNAPVFQRSIEQILYGSGSSTGLLDYDGNDIFANSFNYLLKTVNATNGTSEIYQDILRTLFNNPASGQLRLDRIKGDSGEVALYLGNSDTPFGLINVGDAKGLCDHVEEYAKHNDVQLTVDDSDFTEAMFASVKDSSSPINLLIGSKKFVEGWDCWRVSTMGLMHVGKSEGTQIIQLFGRGVRLKGYEWSLKRSGHTYATTKPGFIEDIETLNVFGIEADFMDKFRQFLRDEGLPGNEKRLVITIPMNVTADFGKKLKIIRPKKKKDGTEYDFKKDGPVPTLGSIPQYLQNNPVVSDWYPRIQTIKSRGTLQDGQKDEVKLRNKQISLLDMERLYFELERFKRERSWHNLNLSKQGIISLLSDTSWYRLFLPETRLTPQNYDEVLILQQIATELVKRFSEKYYNFCKKSYIEPRLELRELTADDDNLPSDREYQLIVDGDDIQVIEGIKKLKDEIIAKKDQLLHVGDLKACNFGNHLFQPLFHVRHGGNITILPVSLGESEYQFITDLKEWCEKNQKDMKDKGQELYLLRNLSRGKGVGFFEAGNFHPDFILWVLSEGKQNVHFIEPHGLMHEGVNSEKIQFHKRIKEIETRLADPNVILSSWILSWTPKQELKLHGHDPDEYQKNNVVFMEDDNYIDSVTRLIV encoded by the coding sequence ATGGCTCGTAAAGCTACATTGCATAACCATAAATTCACCAATAAACTGCTCCTTAACCAGTGGCTGATGAGTCAATTTGGGATTGATCCGCTCTTGGAGTATAAGGATAATACTAAACCCTTTCACAAGCTGGCAGCACCGATCAGGGATAGCCGTCTGGAGGGTTATGATGCTGACGGTTTACACCGTTTTTACCATGAACTGGTGAACAGTGAACTCTTTTACAATCAGTTCCATCCCATCAGCAAAGAGCAGCTACGCATCTATGAGGAAAACATCGTCTCGCATACCAGAACGATTAACTACTTACGCAGTCGTCCTATTGTCTGGAAGTACTTTCAATGGCTAACCCTGCTGTTTGTGGAAATCTATCTGGATCGCTATTTTACCGATAAAGCAAAGCTGCTGGAAGATTTGAATGTCTATCTTAAGCGGTTTAATGAAAAGTGGACTGGCTTTCAGAACCTTGAGCCATACTCATTTGATGATCTAAATAAGCTCTGTCTGCAAAATGCTACGGGAAGCGGTAAGACCCTCTTGATGCATGTGAACCTCTTGCAGTTCCGGCATTATGCCAAAAAGACTCGTGAGGGCAGCGAGATTTCCAGAGTTATCTTGCTTAGCCCCAATGAACGGCTTAGTGAGCAGCATTTGGAAGAGCTTAAGATTAGCGGTTTCTATTCAGCCCAAAGACTAAAGACCAAACAAGACGGCAGTATTGATATGGTCGATGTGATCGAGATTACCAAGCTCGGCGATACCGAAGGTCCTAATACAATCGCCACCCGAAGCCTGGGAGATCAAAACCTGCTTTTGGTGGATGAAGGTCACCGGGGGATGAGCGGAAAAGATGAAGGTGTATGGTTCACCAGACGGTCGGAGCTATGTGCCAAGGGCTTTACTTTTGAATATTCTGCCACTTTTGCCCAAGCTGTTGCTGCTGCCAATAACAGAGCTTTTGAGGATAGCTATGCCAAAACTGTGATCTTTGATTATTCTTATCGCTGGTTTTACGAAGATGGGTTTGGCAAAGACTACCAGATCTTGAATCTGCCCAAAACCTATCAGCAGGTGCAGGATGTCTATCTGACTGCATGTCTGCTCAAATACTATCAGCAACTTAAAGTTTATGAAGATAAGAAACTGGATATTGTCCCCTTTAACCTGGAAAAACCCCTGTGGGTCTTTGTGGGTAGCACTGTTACCAAGAAAAAGGGTAAACAAGAGGTTGAACTTCCCAGTGAGGAGTTATTGGCTGATGTTGGTCAGATTATTGTCTTTATCGCTAAATTCCTTTCCAATGCACCTGTCTTCCAACGTAGTATCGAGCAAATTCTTTACGGAAGTGGAAGCAGTACAGGTTTGCTGGATTATGATGGTAATGATATCTTCGCCAATTCCTTCAATTACCTACTCAAGACGGTTAATGCTACGAATGGAACTTCCGAGATTTATCAAGATATCTTGAGAACCTTGTTCAATAATCCTGCCAGTGGTCAGCTAAGATTGGATAGAATCAAAGGAGATTCAGGCGAGGTAGCTTTGTATCTTGGTAATAGCGACACACCCTTTGGTTTGATCAATGTCGGGGATGCCAAAGGACTCTGTGACCACGTAGAAGAATATGCCAAGCACAATGATGTTCAGCTAACTGTGGACGACAGCGACTTCACAGAAGCGATGTTTGCCTCAGTAAAGGATTCCTCATCTCCTATCAACCTATTGATCGGTTCCAAGAAGTTCGTAGAAGGATGGGATTGCTGGCGTGTTAGTACCATGGGTTTGATGCATGTCGGCAAGAGCGAAGGAACGCAAATTATCCAGCTATTTGGGCGCGGTGTGCGCTTAAAAGGTTATGAATGGAGTCTGAAGCGCAGTGGGCATACTTATGCCACCACGAAGCCCGGATTCATTGAAGATATAGAAACCCTGAATGTCTTTGGCATCGAAGCTGACTTCATGGATAAGTTCAGACAATTCTTACGTGATGAAGGCTTGCCTGGCAACGAGAAAAGGCTGGTTATTACTATCCCAATGAATGTAACCGCTGATTTTGGCAAGAAGCTGAAGATAATACGACCGAAAAAGAAGAAAGATGGCACTGAGTATGATTTTAAGAAGGACGGACCAGTACCTACCCTTGGCAGTATACCACAGTACCTGCAAAACAATCCGGTAGTTTCAGACTGGTACCCCAGGATACAGACTATTAAATCACGTGGTACTCTTCAGGATGGACAAAAAGACGAGGTAAAGCTCAGAAACAAGCAAATCAGTCTTTTGGACATGGAACGCTTGTATTTCGAACTGGAACGATTCAAACGTGAACGAAGCTGGCACAATCTAAATCTCAGTAAGCAGGGGATTATCAGCTTGTTGTCAGATACGTCTTGGTATCGGCTCTTTCTACCGGAAACGAGACTCACTCCCCAGAACTATGATGAAGTGCTTATCCTCCAGCAAATCGCTACGGAACTGGTAAAGCGTTTCAGTGAAAAGTACTATAACTTCTGCAAAAAGTCCTATATAGAACCTCGGTTAGAATTGAGAGAGCTGACAGCAGATGACGACAATCTGCCTTCAGACCGAGAATATCAGTTGATTGTAGATGGCGATGATATCCAGGTAATCGAAGGAATAAAGAAGCTCAAAGATGAGATCATCGCTAAGAAAGACCAGCTTTTGCATGTGGGCGATCTCAAAGCCTGTAACTTTGGCAATCATCTTTTCCAACCCTTGTTTCATGTACGTCATGGTGGGAATATTACAATCCTGCCAGTCTCCTTAGGCGAAAGCGAATACCAGTTTATTACTGACCTTAAAGAATGGTGCGAAAAGAATCAGAAAGATATGAAGGATAAGGGACAGGAGCTATATCTTCTCCGCAATCTTAGCAGGGGTAAGGGAGTTGGCTTCTTTGAAGCAGGCAACTTCCATCCTGATTTTATCCTCTGGGTTCTCTCAGAGGGCAAGCAGAATGTCCACTTCATTGAACCTCATGGTCTGATGCACGAAGGGGTAAATAGTGAGAAAATCCAGTTCCACAAGCGCATCAAAGAGATCGAGACAAGGCTTGCCGATCCAAATGTAATTCTAAGTAGCTGGATATTGTCCTGGACTCCCAAACAAGAGCTTAAACTCCACGGGCATGATCCAGACGAGTATCAGAAGAATAACGTAGTGTTTATGGAAGATGATAATTACATAGACAGTGTGACTAGATTGATAGTATAA
- a CDS encoding dynamin family protein: MKTENMAKRLDELLSSVRNLQRYVNVDEDLATFVFGKKALVNKLKNPEFNIVFLGSFSSGKSTLINALLEMELLPESAKATTAVPTFIRFRDNVEADKAAKVSFLNVAAKNQLRDLYIDEITKQYGLKKLKESLEGKSLDEQVAELDRQKKKATELSKSDTKLFDEFKKLLNGWENKRPDVFIPIDELGNYVAEDNDDILFVDKVDINVQHVKESIDPRIVLVDLPGLGVSNPRHREFMKRMWEQN, from the coding sequence ATGAAAACTGAGAACATGGCAAAACGACTAGACGAATTGCTTTCGTCAGTCCGCAATTTACAAAGGTACGTAAATGTAGATGAAGATTTAGCTACTTTTGTCTTCGGGAAAAAAGCTCTCGTTAACAAGCTGAAGAATCCTGAGTTCAACATCGTTTTCTTGGGTTCTTTCTCTTCCGGAAAATCAACGCTGATTAATGCTCTGCTTGAAATGGAGTTACTACCAGAATCCGCGAAAGCAACAACAGCAGTCCCCACGTTTATCAGGTTCAGAGATAATGTCGAAGCAGATAAGGCTGCTAAGGTCTCATTCCTGAATGTCGCAGCCAAGAATCAATTAAGGGATCTGTACATCGATGAGATAACAAAACAATATGGTCTGAAGAAGCTCAAGGAATCATTAGAAGGCAAATCATTGGATGAACAAGTCGCAGAGTTAGATAGGCAAAAGAAAAAAGCTACCGAGTTGAGTAAATCAGATACGAAGTTATTTGATGAGTTCAAAAAGTTGTTAAATGGCTGGGAGAACAAAAGACCTGATGTGTTTATACCCATCGATGAGTTAGGTAATTACGTCGCTGAGGATAATGACGATATTCTATTCGTGGACAAGGTAGATATTAACGTTCAACATGTCAAAGAAAGCATTGATCCCAGAATTGTACTTGTGGATTTGCCAGGTCTTGGTGTATCCAATCCAAGGCATCGGGAGTTTATGAAACGGATGTGGGAGCAAAACTAA
- a CDS encoding M14 family zinc carboxypeptidase, whose protein sequence is MKFTLTIIILILLSLPLAAGEWTQYYFRFELLDKSELQNLTNVISIDNIRGNWVYAYANDWEWEAFGKLGYRAQILPNPGDLIDPIMSSSQSQLRVWDSYPTYEAYVSMMYAFATSYPNLCQIIDAGTTVNGRKILYARISDNVHLHEAEPEVAYVSTLHGDETTGYVLMLRLIDTLLSGYGSNPRLTNLVNNLDIWINPNANPDGTYYGGNSSVSGARRANANGYDLNRNFPAPNGSQYASQPRQVETTLAMNLANSRRFVLSANFHGGAEVVNYPWDHIYTLHPDNNWYVSTSLIYANSAQANSPAGYFTGISSNGITNGAAWYVITGGRQDWMGYTAKGREVTLEISNTKNPAASTLPAYWDYNYDAMLSYLEQALYGIHGTVSDPYGNPLNATITVTGHDNSYSIVSTDPAHGDFYRYLSHGTYSLLIEASGFPSATINNVTLTANQKTILNTVLGELPHAQQITLVSGWNLVSLNVVPASWGVQDVFGGLSALRQVKTNAKSYSPQMNGWFNSLTNVESGKGYWIKLDAPATLNIQGNHVNPAVTPIALNSGWNLVSYLPENSLSVSGALASILGNLQEVRYLQQSWTPTGGTLSQMEPGKAYWVKVSLSCTLIYP, encoded by the coding sequence TTGAAATTTACCCTCACTATCATCATCCTGATTCTGCTCTCCCTTCCGCTTGCGGCGGGAGAGTGGACTCAGTATTATTTCCGGTTTGAATTGCTGGATAAATCCGAGCTGCAAAACCTGACGAACGTCATTTCCATCGATAACATCCGCGGCAACTGGGTCTATGCCTATGCCAACGATTGGGAATGGGAAGCCTTTGGCAAATTGGGCTACCGCGCCCAGATTTTGCCCAACCCGGGTGACCTCATCGATCCCATAATGAGTTCCAGTCAATCCCAATTGCGTGTTTGGGACAGCTATCCCACCTACGAAGCCTACGTCTCGATGATGTATGCCTTCGCTACCTCCTATCCAAATCTCTGCCAGATTATCGATGCCGGCACCACCGTCAATGGTAGAAAGATACTCTATGCCCGCATCTCGGACAACGTGCATCTCCACGAAGCAGAACCGGAAGTGGCTTATGTCAGCACTCTTCACGGCGACGAAACCACCGGCTATGTGCTCATGCTGAGATTGATCGACACCCTTTTGAGCGGCTATGGCAGCAACCCGCGGCTCACCAATCTGGTCAATAATCTGGATATCTGGATCAATCCAAACGCCAATCCGGACGGAACTTACTATGGCGGAAACAGCTCCGTCAGCGGAGCCCGCCGCGCGAATGCCAACGGCTATGACCTCAACCGAAACTTTCCCGCTCCCAATGGAAGTCAATATGCCAGCCAGCCCCGTCAGGTAGAAACCACTCTCGCCATGAATCTGGCAAACTCTCGCCGCTTCGTTCTTTCCGCCAATTTTCATGGCGGCGCGGAAGTGGTAAATTACCCTTGGGATCATATCTATACCCTTCATCCGGACAACAACTGGTATGTCTCCACTTCGTTGATCTATGCCAACAGCGCGCAGGCAAACAGTCCCGCGGGATACTTCACCGGTATCTCCTCAAACGGCATCACCAACGGCGCCGCCTGGTATGTCATCACCGGCGGCAGACAGGACTGGATGGGTTATACAGCCAAAGGCAGAGAGGTCACATTGGAGATCTCGAATACCAAGAATCCCGCCGCTTCCACTTTGCCAGCCTATTGGGATTACAACTACGACGCCATGCTTTCCTACCTCGAACAAGCGCTCTATGGCATTCACGGCACGGTCTCCGATCCCTATGGAAATCCGCTCAACGCCACGATCACGGTCACCGGGCACGACAACAGCTATTCGATCGTAAGCACCGATCCCGCGCATGGGGATTTCTATCGCTATCTCAGCCACGGAACTTATTCGCTATTGATCGAGGCAAGCGGTTTTCCCTCCGCAACGATCAACAACGTGACCCTCACGGCAAACCAGAAAACCATCCTCAATACCGTCCTCGGAGAGCTTCCGCACGCTCAACAGATCACCCTTGTCAGTGGCTGGAATCTGGTGAGCCTAAACGTAGTTCCAGCTTCTTGGGGCGTTCAGGATGTGTTTGGCGGTCTTTCCGCTTTGAGACAAGTGAAAACCAATGCCAAAAGCTATTCTCCCCAGATGAACGGATGGTTCAATTCTCTCACCAATGTCGAATCCGGCAAGGGATACTGGATCAAGCTTGATGCCCCCGCCACTCTCAACATACAGGGAAATCACGTCAATCCTGCAGTAACGCCGATCGCTCTCAACTCCGGCTGGAATCTCGTTTCCTATCTGCCGGAAAATTCCCTTTCGGTGAGCGGCGCTCTGGCATCCATCCTCGGCAATCTGCAGGAAGTCCGCTATTTGCAGCAAAGCTGGACTCCCACAGGCGGCACGCTTTCGCAGATGGAACCCGGCAAAGCATATTGGGTGAAGGTTTCCCTATCCTGCACACTCATCTATCCATAG